One Candidatus Caldatribacterium sp. DNA segment encodes these proteins:
- a CDS encoding N-acetyl-gamma-glutamyl-phosphate reductase gives MVRVGILGATGYTGLELLRILSEHPGVEVRWIHSERFAGKPLKEYCPAWNKRRELEISGQEVLERVEEVDAVFVALPHGVAMEHVPRLLEKTRVIDLSADFRFQSPVTYETWYRIPHRAPDLLSEAVYGIPEIYRERIRKARLVANPGCYPTSVIIPLFPLLRQGLLDSPIIVDSKSGVSGAGKKASDDLHFCEVDENFKAYNVGVHRHSPEIAEQLSILGGENYQLVFVPHLLPLKRGILSTIYVTLRRDAEEEELLALWEEAFSKEPWVRVLPKGYLPELKWVVGSNFIDIGLRKVGSHAFVIFSAIDNLTKGASGQAVQNLNIMFGIDEKTGLPAGVLYP, from the coding sequence GTGGTAAGGGTTGGAATTCTTGGGGCTACAGGGTACACAGGTCTTGAACTTTTACGAATCCTGTCTGAGCATCCTGGAGTCGAAGTTCGATGGATTCACAGTGAACGCTTTGCGGGGAAGCCCCTCAAGGAGTATTGCCCAGCATGGAACAAAAGGAGAGAACTTGAGATTTCTGGTCAAGAGGTTCTCGAGCGAGTGGAGGAAGTGGATGCAGTTTTTGTGGCTCTTCCCCACGGAGTGGCGATGGAACATGTTCCAAGGCTCCTTGAGAAAACCAGAGTCATAGATCTCAGCGCCGATTTTCGATTCCAAAGCCCCGTAACGTATGAAACCTGGTACAGGATTCCCCACAGGGCTCCGGATCTCCTTTCGGAGGCTGTTTACGGAATTCCAGAAATCTACCGGGAGCGCATCCGGAAAGCACGCCTTGTGGCTAATCCAGGATGCTATCCCACTTCCGTTATCATTCCCCTCTTTCCCCTGCTCCGTCAGGGACTTCTTGATTCCCCAATTATCGTGGACAGTAAGTCAGGAGTCTCGGGAGCAGGGAAGAAAGCAAGCGACGATTTGCATTTCTGTGAGGTGGATGAGAATTTCAAGGCGTACAACGTGGGGGTGCATCGCCACAGCCCGGAAATTGCGGAACAACTCTCCATTCTCGGGGGAGAGAATTACCAGCTTGTCTTTGTTCCCCACCTTCTTCCCCTCAAAAGGGGTATCCTGAGCACCATCTATGTGACGCTCAGGAGGGACGCAGAAGAGGAGGAACTCCTCGCCCTCTGGGAGGAAGCTTTTTCAAAGGAGCCATGGGTCCGGGTACTCCCAAAAGGATACTTACCAGAACTCAAGTGGGTGGTGGGTTCGAACTTCATAGATATAGGTTTGCGGAAGGTTGGTTCTCATGCCTTTGTCATCTTTTCGGCTATTGACAATCTCACCAAAGGAGCATCCGGACAGGCGGTGCAGAACTTGAACATCATGTTTGGTATTGACGAGAAAACTGGTCTTCCAGCAGGAGTCCTCTACCCGTAA
- a CDS encoding 4-hydroxy-tetrahydrodipicolinate reductase: MIRVCVVGAAGKMGREVVRAVAQEEDLELVGACDVCEVGKDAGVLAGIAPLGVPVEENLKEVLERTSPQVVCDFTHAEALRKNFPLFVEYRVAMVIGTTGLNRDEIEAMRREVERKNLGCVIAPNFALGAVLMMHFARIAARFFTTVEVIEYHHPQKKDAPSGTALKTIENMGLENTSLPGGQELVPGCRGGLYQGVRVHSVRLPGFVAHQEVIFGGEGQILTIRHDSLSRSSFMPGVLMALRKVCAEPKFYYGLESVLGLE, translated from the coding sequence GTGATTCGGGTATGTGTCGTCGGCGCAGCAGGGAAGATGGGAAGAGAGGTTGTTCGAGCTGTAGCGCAGGAAGAGGATCTCGAGCTTGTTGGGGCTTGCGATGTTTGCGAGGTGGGGAAAGATGCGGGAGTTCTTGCGGGTATCGCTCCTCTTGGTGTTCCTGTGGAGGAGAACCTCAAAGAGGTGTTGGAACGAACCTCGCCTCAGGTTGTCTGTGATTTCACCCATGCGGAGGCCCTCCGAAAGAACTTTCCGCTCTTTGTGGAGTACCGAGTGGCCATGGTTATAGGAACAACGGGACTCAACCGGGATGAAATTGAAGCCATGCGCCGTGAGGTTGAAAGGAAAAACCTTGGATGCGTTATCGCTCCCAATTTTGCCCTGGGGGCGGTCCTCATGATGCACTTTGCACGCATTGCGGCGCGATTCTTTACCACGGTTGAGGTCATCGAGTACCATCATCCTCAGAAGAAGGACGCTCCCTCGGGGACAGCCCTCAAAACTATTGAGAACATGGGTCTTGAGAACACCTCTCTTCCGGGTGGTCAGGAACTCGTTCCGGGGTGCCGGGGAGGACTGTACCAGGGAGTTCGAGTGCACAGCGTGCGGCTCCCTGGCTTTGTGGCGCATCAAGAGGTTATATTCGGTGGGGAAGGCCAGATTCTCACCATTCGTCACGATTCTCTGAGCCGATCCTCTTTCATGCCAGGAGTGCTCATGGCGCTTCGGAAGGTTTGTGCGGAGCCGAAATTCTACTATGGTCTTGAGAGTGTTCTGGGCTTAGAGTAG
- the dnaB gene encoding replicative DNA helicase yields MGVDRIPPHSAEAEQATLGSMLLDREALLRALEILRPEDFYYEAHRVIFESMVELFEEDKVCDLVTLAEKLRQKGKLESVGGMEYLAQLVNVVPTAANIEYYARIVEEKSLVRSLIQVCTRIIRESYEAKLEANELLDQAQNLILQLSQKRIRSDFVPLKEVVNEAFDRITELYHRDEHVTGVPSGFVDLDVLTAGFQPSDFIVVAARPGMGKTSFCLNVAQYVGVEKKIPVAIFSLEMSKDQIAQRMLCSEARIDAGRVRKGFLTEKDWPQLAQAAGKLAEAPIFIDDTPSISVLELRAKARRLKAEKNLGLVVIDYLQLMKGYGRSENRQQEISEISRSLKAMARELNVPVIAVSQLSRAVEQRSPKRPQLSDLRESGAIEQDADLVILIYREDYYNPNTSKKNIAEIIVAKQRNGPVGTVELLFQKDFARFENLARRVPEPY; encoded by the coding sequence CTGGGCGTTGACCGTATCCCTCCCCACAGCGCGGAGGCAGAGCAAGCAACCTTAGGGTCCATGCTCCTTGATCGAGAAGCTCTCCTCAGGGCTCTCGAGATTCTTCGTCCTGAGGATTTCTACTATGAGGCGCATCGGGTCATCTTTGAGAGCATGGTTGAGCTCTTTGAGGAGGATAAAGTCTGCGACCTGGTGACACTTGCGGAAAAACTCAGGCAAAAGGGAAAACTTGAGAGTGTAGGAGGCATGGAGTATCTGGCCCAACTTGTGAACGTTGTGCCTACGGCGGCAAACATTGAGTACTATGCCCGCATTGTGGAGGAGAAATCGCTCGTTCGCTCCCTCATTCAAGTCTGTACTCGCATTATAAGAGAAAGCTACGAGGCGAAACTCGAGGCCAATGAACTCCTTGACCAGGCTCAAAACCTCATCCTGCAACTTTCTCAGAAGCGGATTCGTTCTGACTTTGTCCCCCTCAAGGAAGTCGTTAACGAGGCCTTCGATCGCATTACCGAACTCTACCATCGTGACGAGCATGTAACTGGTGTTCCTTCTGGGTTTGTGGACCTTGATGTGCTTACTGCGGGATTCCAGCCTTCTGACTTCATAGTGGTGGCAGCTCGTCCTGGCATGGGAAAAACGAGCTTCTGCCTCAACGTCGCCCAGTATGTTGGGGTGGAAAAGAAGATTCCCGTGGCCATTTTCAGCCTTGAAATGTCGAAAGATCAAATTGCCCAGCGCATGCTCTGCAGTGAAGCTCGTATCGATGCCGGGAGAGTACGAAAGGGCTTCCTCACGGAGAAAGACTGGCCACAACTTGCTCAGGCAGCAGGGAAACTTGCGGAAGCACCGATCTTCATCGATGATACTCCGAGCATCTCGGTGCTTGAGCTTCGAGCCAAGGCTCGCCGTCTCAAGGCGGAAAAAAACCTCGGGCTTGTGGTCATCGACTACCTGCAACTCATGAAAGGATACGGTCGCTCGGAGAATCGGCAGCAGGAAATCTCGGAAATTTCCCGTTCTCTCAAGGCAATGGCTCGGGAGCTCAATGTTCCCGTTATCGCGGTTTCCCAGCTGAGCCGAGCAGTAGAACAGCGGAGTCCTAAACGTCCTCAGCTTTCTGATCTCCGGGAAAGCGGTGCCATTGAGCAAGATGCGGACCTTGTCATCCTCATTTACCGGGAAGACTACTACAATCCGAATACCTCAAAGAAGAACATTGCAGAAATCATCGTGGCGAAACAGCGCAACGGACCGGTAGGAACGGTAGAACTCCTTTTCCAGAAGGATTTTGCCCGTTTTGAGAACCTTGCTCGTCGGGTACCGGAGCCGTATTGA
- a CDS encoding diaminopimelate epimerase, which translates to MRFVKMHGLGNDFLLCTPEMLDSLVLSPPLVQKLCDRHFGIGADGVIEVLPSEVADVKMRIWNADGSEAEMCGNGIRCLAKFAFERGMVAKETFRVETKAGIIVPMLLLDRGRVTRVVVDMGEPSFLPSAIPMNLEGEAALSVPLEVEDRKFTVTGVSMGNPHAVIFELPEDWKHYGPLIEHHPLFPRRTNVEFVRVVDPENIVVAVWERGAGATLACGTGACAAVAAGVAQGILRREVRVQLPGGELRVVWKESDNHMYLEGPAEEVCTCVLSEEVVKAWMSPRG; encoded by the coding sequence ATGCGCTTTGTGAAAATGCACGGTCTGGGGAACGACTTCCTTCTCTGCACACCGGAAATGCTCGATTCCCTTGTTCTTTCCCCACCTCTCGTGCAAAAACTCTGCGACCGCCATTTTGGAATTGGTGCCGATGGGGTCATTGAAGTTCTGCCGTCTGAGGTTGCTGATGTGAAGATGCGTATCTGGAATGCCGACGGAAGCGAAGCGGAAATGTGTGGCAACGGCATCCGCTGCCTTGCAAAGTTTGCCTTTGAGCGAGGCATGGTTGCTAAGGAGACTTTTCGGGTAGAAACGAAAGCAGGCATCATCGTTCCAATGCTCCTTCTTGACCGGGGGCGTGTGACGCGAGTAGTTGTCGACATGGGAGAGCCATCCTTTCTCCCCTCTGCAATCCCTATGAACTTGGAGGGCGAAGCGGCACTCTCTGTTCCTCTCGAAGTAGAAGATCGAAAGTTCACCGTTACGGGAGTATCCATGGGGAATCCGCACGCAGTGATTTTCGAGCTTCCTGAGGATTGGAAGCACTATGGACCGCTCATCGAGCATCATCCTCTTTTCCCTCGCCGGACGAACGTAGAGTTCGTTAGGGTGGTGGACCCGGAAAACATCGTTGTTGCAGTCTGGGAGCGGGGAGCAGGTGCCACTCTTGCTTGTGGCACGGGAGCCTGTGCTGCGGTGGCGGCAGGGGTGGCACAAGGAATCCTCAGGCGAGAGGTCCGTGTCCAACTCCCAGGAGGAGAACTCCGCGTGGTCTGGAAGGAGAGTGATAACCACATGTACCTTGAAGGACCAGCAGAAGAAGTATGCACGTGTGTGCTCTCGGAGGAGGTAGTGAAAGCATGGATGTCGCCCAGAGGATAA
- a CDS encoding LL-diaminopimelate aminotransferase: MDVAQRIKNLPPYLFAEIERKIAKAREEGKDIIDLGIGDPDLPTPGFIVERMCQEVQNSENHRYPSYRGLGAFREAAASWYKRRFGVSLDPEREVVALIGSKEGIAHFPWCVVDPGDLVLASDPGYPVYKIGTMLAGGVPLPLPLLPQNEFLPDFSSLPESLLERVKLVFLNYPNNPTSRTATLEFFQEVVCLAHRFGFIIAHDLAYSEISFDGYRAPSILEVEGAKDVAIEFHSLSKMCNMTGWRIGFAVGNERLIEALGRVKTNIDSGIFNAIQWAGVEALNRVEEALQSILPVYTERRNLVVETFRSLGFDLPYPKATFYVWIPVPSGFTSMSFAEYMLDRAQVVVTPGVGFGKYGEGFVRISLTTPSERLQEAMERVKHALGR; this comes from the coding sequence ATGGATGTCGCCCAGAGGATAAAGAATCTCCCTCCGTATCTTTTTGCAGAGATCGAGCGGAAAATTGCGAAGGCAAGAGAAGAGGGGAAAGATATCATTGACCTTGGCATTGGCGATCCCGATCTTCCGACTCCAGGATTCATCGTGGAACGGATGTGCCAAGAAGTCCAAAACTCTGAGAATCATCGGTACCCTTCGTACCGGGGCCTTGGAGCTTTTCGAGAAGCAGCAGCCTCATGGTACAAGAGGCGCTTCGGGGTTAGCCTTGACCCTGAAAGGGAAGTCGTTGCCCTCATTGGCTCAAAGGAGGGGATTGCCCATTTCCCCTGGTGTGTGGTGGATCCAGGCGACCTTGTCCTTGCCAGTGACCCGGGGTATCCGGTGTACAAAATCGGGACCATGCTCGCAGGAGGCGTTCCTCTGCCCCTTCCTCTCCTTCCTCAAAATGAATTTCTTCCGGACTTTTCCTCTTTACCCGAGAGTCTCCTTGAACGGGTGAAGCTTGTGTTCCTGAACTACCCGAATAACCCTACTTCCCGTACGGCGACCCTTGAATTCTTCCAGGAAGTGGTCTGCTTAGCGCATCGGTTTGGCTTCATCATCGCCCATGACCTGGCGTATTCGGAGATTAGCTTCGATGGGTACAGGGCTCCCTCGATTCTCGAGGTCGAAGGAGCAAAGGATGTGGCCATTGAGTTCCACTCTCTCTCAAAGATGTGCAACATGACGGGCTGGAGAATTGGTTTTGCCGTGGGAAATGAGAGACTCATCGAGGCTCTGGGAAGGGTAAAGACGAATATTGACTCTGGCATCTTTAATGCCATTCAGTGGGCAGGAGTGGAAGCCTTGAATAGGGTGGAGGAAGCCCTCCAGAGCATTCTTCCGGTTTACACGGAACGGCGCAATCTCGTTGTCGAGACGTTCAGGAGTTTGGGGTTTGACCTCCCCTACCCAAAAGCAACCTTTTACGTCTGGATTCCTGTCCCCTCAGGTTTTACTTCGATGAGTTTTGCAGAGTACATGCTCGATAGGGCACAGGTTGTGGTCACTCCGGGCGTGGGGTTCGGGAAGTACGGTGAGGGGTTTGTCCGCATTTCTCTGACCACTCCCTCGGAGAGATTGCAAGAAGCCATGGAGCGAGTAAAGCACGCCTTAGGCAGGTGA
- the argJ gene encoding bifunctional glutamate N-acetyltransferase/amino-acid acetyltransferase ArgJ: MFSVLEGGLDVVSGFSSFGVHCGIKREKNDLAAILSEVPAVAAGMFTRNEVKAAPVLVTKRHLEKNGLLQLVVVNSGVANACTGKRGEEDAEWVAERAACYFGLQDRSLVAVASTGVIGEFLPLEKIDRGLRQLASLLPRQKSSRETAKAIMTTDTFPKERAVALSLEGRTVHLAGIAKGAGMIRPNLATMLSFLITDALIRREDLERVLREAVDRSFHCVTVDGDTSTNDMVLLLANGSSGVTLKEERSIEIFREALFFVCEELAKDLVRDGEGATKFVTVRVEGARSTEEAKRCAFTVAESPLVKTALFGEDPNWGRIMAALGRSGVPLDPERVSVSLNGVPCVQNGVRAQGTSREMLKEAMRGKEITIQIDLGLGHSSFEVWTCDLSLEYVRINSHYS; this comes from the coding sequence GTGTTTTCTGTTCTTGAGGGAGGATTGGATGTAGTTTCAGGTTTTTCCTCTTTCGGTGTTCACTGTGGGATAAAGAGAGAGAAGAATGACCTCGCGGCTATTCTCTCTGAGGTCCCTGCGGTGGCAGCAGGGATGTTTACCCGCAACGAGGTGAAAGCGGCCCCAGTCCTTGTGACAAAGAGGCATCTTGAAAAGAACGGTCTCTTGCAGCTTGTTGTGGTTAATAGCGGCGTGGCTAATGCGTGCACCGGGAAAAGGGGAGAGGAAGACGCGGAATGGGTAGCCGAGAGGGCAGCCTGCTACTTTGGTCTACAGGATCGGTCCCTCGTTGCAGTGGCCTCTACTGGGGTCATTGGGGAATTTCTGCCTCTTGAGAAGATTGATCGGGGCTTGCGGCAGCTTGCCTCTCTTCTTCCAAGGCAGAAATCAAGCCGAGAAACTGCAAAGGCGATCATGACAACTGACACCTTCCCAAAGGAGAGGGCAGTGGCACTTTCCCTTGAGGGGCGCACTGTCCACCTTGCAGGTATCGCAAAAGGAGCCGGCATGATTCGGCCGAATCTGGCCACCATGCTCTCTTTCCTCATCACTGATGCTCTTATTCGCCGTGAGGATCTTGAGAGAGTACTCCGTGAAGCCGTGGACAGGAGTTTTCACTGTGTCACCGTGGATGGAGACACAAGCACAAACGATATGGTGCTTCTTCTTGCAAATGGCTCAAGTGGAGTGACTCTCAAAGAGGAGCGTTCGATAGAAATATTCCGTGAGGCGCTCTTTTTTGTGTGTGAAGAACTCGCAAAGGACCTCGTTCGGGATGGTGAAGGTGCAACAAAGTTTGTGACCGTGAGAGTAGAGGGGGCTCGAAGTACTGAAGAAGCAAAACGCTGTGCCTTTACAGTTGCCGAGTCGCCTCTTGTGAAGACGGCGCTTTTTGGGGAGGATCCAAACTGGGGTCGAATCATGGCCGCACTCGGGCGAAGCGGTGTTCCCTTGGACCCTGAGAGAGTGAGTGTTTCACTCAACGGCGTTCCCTGTGTGCAGAATGGAGTACGGGCTCAGGGGACCTCGCGAGAGATGCTGAAAGAGGCCATGAGGGGGAAAGAGATTACAATTCAAATCGATCTCGGGCTTGGACATTCTTCTTTTGAAGTGTGGACATGCGATCTCTCGCTTGAATACGTGCGCATTAATAGCCACTACAGTTGA
- the dapA gene encoding 4-hydroxy-tetrahydrodipicolinate synthase, whose protein sequence is MGTCFGRVVTAVVTPFDEHGEINETVFRRLLRFLVENGSDGVVVAGTTGEAPTLSEEEKLRLFDIALEEIGDVAKVIAGTCTYNTRESVRLSREAEKLGVHGILAVAPYYNRPPQHGLYQHFQAIAESVSLPIMLYNIPSRTGVNIEPETVARLAELKNIVALKEASGNPDQISRLALLLPKDFALYSGDDNMTLIILALGGVGVVSVASHLVGQDIKRMILAFERGEVEEARSIHLRLYPLFRALFISTNPIPVKRALQLLGFEVGEARPPLCPLEREKEEKLIEAMRQLDLIPAYA, encoded by the coding sequence ATGGGAACGTGTTTTGGTCGCGTTGTGACGGCGGTGGTTACGCCTTTTGACGAACACGGGGAGATTAACGAGACCGTCTTTCGGCGACTTTTGAGGTTTCTTGTGGAGAATGGCTCCGATGGAGTGGTTGTAGCTGGAACAACTGGAGAAGCTCCAACTCTTTCGGAAGAAGAGAAGCTCCGTCTCTTCGACATTGCCCTTGAGGAAATTGGAGATGTAGCAAAGGTCATCGCAGGAACGTGCACGTACAATACGAGAGAATCGGTGCGTCTCTCAAGGGAAGCTGAGAAACTCGGAGTCCATGGTATTCTTGCGGTCGCACCGTACTACAATCGCCCACCGCAGCACGGTCTCTACCAGCATTTCCAGGCTATTGCCGAATCGGTGAGCCTCCCTATTATGCTCTACAACATTCCCTCTCGCACCGGGGTGAATATTGAACCTGAGACCGTGGCACGCCTTGCAGAGCTCAAGAACATTGTTGCCCTGAAGGAGGCTTCAGGAAATCCCGATCAGATCTCGCGTCTTGCGTTGCTCCTTCCCAAGGATTTCGCCCTGTACAGCGGTGACGATAACATGACCCTTATTATTCTTGCCCTCGGGGGGGTTGGGGTTGTCAGCGTGGCCTCTCATCTTGTGGGGCAGGACATCAAGCGCATGATTCTTGCCTTCGAGAGAGGGGAGGTCGAAGAGGCCCGTTCCATCCACCTACGTCTGTACCCCCTCTTTCGGGCTCTATTCATTTCTACAAATCCCATTCCCGTGAAACGGGCTCTCCAGCTCCTTGGCTTTGAAGTGGGAGAAGCTCGACCTCCACTTTGTCCTCTCGAGCGGGAGAAGGAGGAGAAACTCATTGAAGCAATGCGCCAACTCGACCTCATCCCCGCATACGCGTGA
- a CDS encoding PAC2 family protein, whose amino-acid sequence MNQLVIYRRPAIQNPTLVIGFTGWMDGGSVSVGTVVYLRDKLQAQMLAQIEPYDFYIFNLPGSMEEVAQFRPYTLIRDGVVMEFRYPQNHFFCADDYNLILFFGKEPNIRWREYVDNIFLLVREFGVRRIFFVGSVSGLTPHTREPRVYCSVSEERLKKALPQGIRFSTYEGPASITTLMTVTAKAKGIEMVNIVVEIPMYVQATNPKGIRAALRVLLPLLNLSLPLDDLDKLCDEFERNIDKLVAERPDLAEQIRKLEENYDQEILGDEESFREWLRRHGIDKL is encoded by the coding sequence ATGAACCAGCTTGTCATTTACCGACGGCCTGCGATTCAGAATCCCACTCTTGTTATTGGTTTCACCGGATGGATGGATGGTGGAAGCGTCTCCGTAGGTACGGTGGTCTACCTTCGAGATAAGTTGCAGGCTCAGATGTTGGCTCAAATTGAGCCATACGATTTCTACATTTTCAATCTCCCAGGGAGTATGGAGGAAGTCGCCCAGTTTCGGCCGTACACCCTTATTCGGGACGGAGTGGTTATGGAGTTCCGGTATCCGCAGAACCATTTCTTCTGTGCCGATGACTACAATCTGATTCTCTTTTTTGGAAAAGAGCCGAATATCCGGTGGCGTGAATACGTGGACAACATCTTCCTCCTTGTTCGGGAATTCGGGGTACGGCGAATTTTCTTTGTGGGAAGTGTCAGCGGCCTTACGCCTCACACTCGGGAACCTCGGGTGTACTGTTCTGTGTCGGAAGAAAGGCTCAAGAAAGCACTCCCCCAGGGGATACGCTTCAGCACTTACGAGGGCCCAGCGAGCATAACAACTCTCATGACTGTTACGGCAAAAGCGAAGGGAATCGAGATGGTGAACATAGTGGTCGAGATTCCCATGTACGTTCAGGCCACAAATCCAAAGGGAATCCGTGCTGCTCTCCGGGTTCTTTTGCCCCTCCTCAATCTCTCTCTTCCTCTCGATGACCTCGACAAACTCTGTGATGAATTTGAACGGAACATTGACAAACTCGTTGCTGAGCGCCCAGACCTTGCAGAGCAAATTCGGAAGCTCGAGGAAAACTACGACCAGGAGATCCTGGGGGACGAGGAAAGCTTCCGGGAGTGGCTGCGGCGCCACGGTATCGATAAACTCTGA
- the lysA gene encoding diaminopimelate decarboxylase encodes MLGQKRVNERNHLEIGSCDVVDLAEQFGTPLYVFDEDEIRSAVREYKEAFSASYPRFHVAYAGKAFLCAAMCSLVAEEGLWLDVVSGGEYFVARESGFPEDRVIFHGNNKTDAERSLAFQGGVGRWVVDSFEELECLLEEGKRYARGRIPVLFRITPGIDPHTHAYIATGKIDSKFGFPISDGIAEKAITLALSSPYLDVRGIHCHIGSQIRTLEPFLKAVDVLLDFMASLREKHGVVLDELDLGGGLGVPYLDEEKGSFPSIHSYVTALCEKVREKCASLSYPLPLLFVEPGRSIVNTAGSTLYRVGFIKEIPGVKKYVAVDGGMVDNPRPVLYGARYQAIVGNRVEGTPKERVAIAGKCCESGDVLIPEIELPRIQRGDILVIEGTGAYNYSMASNYNLIPRPGVVFVRKGVARLVVRPESLSDLLRRDLVPCGEGEKR; translated from the coding sequence ATGCTGGGCCAGAAACGTGTGAACGAGCGGAATCACCTTGAAATTGGTTCCTGCGATGTGGTTGACCTTGCCGAGCAGTTCGGGACCCCCCTGTACGTGTTTGATGAGGATGAAATTCGAAGTGCCGTGCGGGAGTACAAAGAGGCTTTTTCGGCGAGTTATCCTCGTTTTCACGTTGCTTACGCAGGTAAGGCGTTTCTCTGTGCTGCCATGTGTTCTCTTGTGGCGGAGGAAGGTCTCTGGCTTGATGTGGTATCAGGAGGGGAGTACTTTGTCGCTCGAGAGAGTGGATTTCCAGAAGACCGGGTAATCTTCCACGGGAACAATAAAACCGATGCCGAGCGTTCTCTTGCGTTCCAGGGAGGAGTGGGGCGGTGGGTTGTTGATAGCTTTGAGGAACTTGAGTGCCTTCTCGAGGAGGGAAAAAGATACGCTCGCGGGAGAATCCCGGTCCTTTTCCGCATCACTCCAGGAATTGACCCTCACACCCACGCCTATATCGCAACGGGAAAGATAGACAGCAAATTCGGTTTCCCCATCTCTGATGGTATTGCAGAAAAAGCCATAACCCTTGCTCTTTCCTCTCCCTATCTTGATGTGCGGGGAATCCACTGCCACATTGGGTCTCAAATACGGACACTCGAACCCTTTCTGAAGGCAGTTGATGTTCTCCTCGACTTCATGGCTTCCCTTCGGGAAAAACACGGTGTCGTTCTTGATGAGCTTGATCTGGGGGGAGGACTTGGAGTTCCCTATCTCGATGAAGAAAAAGGGTCTTTCCCCTCCATCCATTCCTATGTTACGGCTCTTTGCGAAAAAGTCCGGGAGAAGTGTGCTTCCCTCTCCTATCCCCTTCCTCTCCTTTTTGTTGAGCCGGGACGATCCATCGTGAACACTGCGGGGAGTACTCTCTACCGGGTGGGGTTCATCAAGGAAATCCCGGGGGTGAAGAAGTACGTCGCCGTAGACGGGGGTATGGTGGACAATCCCCGCCCCGTGCTGTACGGGGCCCGGTACCAGGCCATAGTAGGCAACAGGGTGGAGGGTACGCCAAAGGAAAGGGTTGCTATTGCGGGAAAGTGCTGCGAATCAGGAGATGTTCTCATCCCTGAAATCGAACTTCCAAGAATCCAGAGAGGGGATATTCTCGTCATCGAGGGAACCGGTGCGTACAACTACTCGATGGCCTCGAACTACAACCTCATCCCGCGCCCCGGGGTGGTCTTCGTGCGGAAAGGGGTAGCACGTCTTGTGGTTCGTCCTGAAAGCCTTAGCGACCTTTTGCGGAGGGATCTCGTCCCTTGCGGGGAGGGTGAGAAAAGGTGA
- the dapG gene encoding aspartate kinase, whose translation MRIVVQKFGGTSVHTRELREKAAAKVKEAWEEGFSPVVVVSAMGRKGAPYATDTLIALAQEEFPEVDARNLDLLLSCGEIISSVIMVQALRRVGLRAVALTGGQAGIITNRVFGDATVLRVEPERIRKHLEEGYVVVVAGFQGVTEDGEVTTLGRGGSDTTAVVLGVALQADYVDIFTDVEGVMTADPRIVPEAQILRGLTYTEAAEIVQQGAKVIHHKAMDVAREYRIPIRVRSLNDEGKGTLICDIQTLIREGLRVLSHERPVYSIAYRKGLTQFRVDFGKNPERKLQMFQTLASCGISIDLINLFPERAAFVVEERVGEKVKSILSQEGFSFEVQSPCAKVSLVGSGMADRPGVMAQVVEALKEAEIEILQTSDSHVTISCLVSEKDMERAIQVLHRKFQLDEIC comes from the coding sequence ATGCGCATCGTTGTCCAGAAGTTTGGTGGTACTTCGGTCCACACAAGAGAGCTTCGGGAAAAAGCGGCAGCGAAGGTCAAGGAAGCCTGGGAGGAGGGTTTCTCACCGGTAGTGGTGGTCTCCGCTATGGGGAGAAAGGGAGCTCCCTATGCAACTGATACCCTTATTGCCCTTGCTCAGGAGGAGTTTCCCGAGGTTGACGCTCGCAATCTTGATCTTCTCCTTTCCTGTGGGGAAATCATCTCCTCGGTCATCATGGTGCAAGCCCTCCGTCGGGTTGGTCTCCGAGCCGTTGCTCTCACGGGGGGACAGGCGGGAATAATCACGAATCGGGTTTTTGGAGATGCTACGGTTCTCAGGGTTGAGCCAGAGCGAATCCGAAAGCACCTCGAAGAGGGGTACGTGGTAGTCGTTGCAGGTTTCCAGGGAGTGACTGAGGACGGAGAGGTTACAACCCTTGGTCGAGGAGGAAGTGACACCACGGCTGTGGTTCTTGGTGTTGCCCTTCAGGCAGATTACGTGGACATTTTTACCGACGTTGAAGGCGTCATGACTGCGGATCCGCGCATTGTTCCCGAGGCCCAGATCCTCAGGGGACTCACCTATACGGAGGCGGCAGAAATTGTGCAACAGGGAGCAAAGGTCATTCATCACAAGGCCATGGATGTTGCTCGAGAATACCGGATTCCCATTCGAGTGCGAAGCTTAAACGATGAGGGCAAGGGAACCCTCATCTGCGATATTCAGACCCTTATTCGCGAAGGGCTGCGGGTTCTCTCTCATGAAAGACCGGTGTACAGTATTGCGTACCGCAAGGGATTGACCCAGTTTCGGGTAGACTTTGGAAAAAACCCTGAGCGAAAGCTCCAAATGTTCCAGACCCTTGCTTCTTGCGGAATAAGCATCGACCTCATCAACCTCTTTCCAGAGCGTGCGGCTTTCGTTGTGGAGGAGAGAGTCGGGGAGAAAGTGAAATCCATCCTTTCTCAGGAAGGATTCTCCTTTGAGGTGCAGTCTCCATGTGCCAAGGTCTCCCTTGTGGGCTCCGGAATGGCCGACCGCCCTGGAGTCATGGCACAAGTCGTGGAGGCCTTGAAGGAAGCCGAAATCGAGATCCTTCAAACGAGCGATTCCCATGTGACGATTTCCTGTCTGGTGAGCGAGAAGGATATGGAGAGGGCCATACAGGTGCTCCATCGGAAGTTTCAACTTGACGAAATCTGTTAG